The genomic stretch GCCGCCTGGCGCCAGCGGTCCACCTGTTCGGGGAAAAGGCCCCGTTCGCGGCAGTAGGTGCTGAGTTCGGTGGCATTCATGCCAGCACTCTCCAGCACCACTGTGAACTTGTCGGAGGGACCCCAACCCTCCGGATCCTTCTGGGTGGCTGGCACCACCTCCCCCTGCAGCCGCCAGGCCTTCCGCCACTTGTAGAGGGTGATCACGTGAATGCCCAGTTCCTGGGCGATCTCAGTGCAGCTCTGGCGGTGGGGAGGCCCCATCCGCCGGCGGACATCAGCCTTGACGGCCTCGCTGTAAGGACGCATTGGTCGGTTCCATCAGGCCCCCTGGTGGTTGAAATGGTCGGAATGGAGAGGCGTCATCTTTCCTGGCAGAGGGGGGGATTGCGGGCCTCGATGGCGTCGATCAGATCCAGCAGTTCCTGATCATCAAGGGTGGCCTTGGTGCGTTTCGCGGCTGGGCGACCCCGCAGCTCCTTGATGCTGGCGCTGCTGATCCGCCAGCAGCTGGGTTGGTGGTGGCGGGTGACAGCGTGATCCGTGAGATTGCGCAGGGCGATGTAGCAGGCCGCACGGCTGGGTGGCTTGCCGCTCCACCGGATCAAGGTGCGCCGGAGAAGTTCGTGGCCATCGGCAGGTGGCTTGGACTCCGTGAGCAGAAGGACCGCTTCCTCGATGTAGGGCGCGTAGTTGCTTCTCCAGGTCTGCTCAAGGATCTCGTTCCGGCCGTTCTGGAGGGCATCCCGCAGGCTGTTGGCTATGGCTTCCCAGTCGGCGGTCGGGGCCATTGTGTCGCTCAGTCCCAGCGTGGAGGCCAGGGCCCCCCTGAGCGTCTGCTGGTTGCTGGCCACGAGCTGTAGATCCGCCCGATCAGCTGGAGGGCCGGACTTACAGATGCCGGAGACCATTCAAGTGGCAACACAACCCCCTGTGCTGGCTGACCGGGGTGGCGCACCTGCAGGCGGATGCGGGCTCGATGCCGGCTCACAGTCCAGCCTGGGGCGACTTTGGCGGCTCCCCGGAAGCCGATCTCCCAGGGCTGGCTGCGGGCATGGCGGCCAGGGAAAAATTGCACACAGGGCGTGTGCATAATTGCCCTTTCAGCTTACTCCGAGTTCCTTGGTGTTCTCAGAAGTCCCCCCCCCCCCCCCCCCCCCCCGCAAGGGAAGTCTCAAGTCTGGCTCAAGGATCTGATATCTGTATCACCCAATTGACTCACGGGGGGCTGGAAGGCCCCCTTCCCATTGGCAGTAAGTCGGAGTTTCAGAGTTCAAGGTCACGGCGATTGAATTGGTGCTCCTGTTCATTGCCTGATCCATGTTT from Synechococcus sp. CBW1107 encodes the following:
- a CDS encoding helix-turn-helix domain-containing protein, whose product is MRPYSEAVKADVRRRMGPPHRQSCTEIAQELGIHVITLYKWRKAWRLQGEVVPATQKDPEGWGPSDKFTVVLESAGMNATELSTYCRERGLFPEQVDRWRQAAQDANAQPLLTMAEQKDLEKRHQADQREIKRLQQELRRKDKALAEAAALLMASKKIQAYWGEDGDD